A part of Aegilops tauschii subsp. strangulata cultivar AL8/78 chromosome 2, Aet v6.0, whole genome shotgun sequence genomic DNA contains:
- the LOC109737895 gene encoding uncharacterized protein isoform X2, giving the protein MYGFLVEIMDPAEILNVRFHFGGQFIRIGPSLDYVGGETGMSKIERDKLSLQELKGFLGDHMTVKESMKYYFQLPGRDLVNGLLFLHDDGGCMKMSDYITEGGVGEIYVEYNGEEEEQGEIDSGSDFEDELDELMNIGSEEEPDAVITAEDCSAEVNDNVNATEQTGTAGEIIEHIFVPDVGGAITRVINSPLKQNVRVDYPTQSSQVLNVSQPCQAAQDISGSVAKVAENGSDSEDYEYVPHTDDSGEESEVVEMRKHARKFRKKMGDSKMWADADATGAVPIDLVANVEEVVEDMEFESSDEDYSYDEDEDGNMVRRKSQFVRFNPDSDIPHFSLGMVFKSKKQLTRAMKRYGLATKRSISFLKSEEARVRAKCDWPGCPWMLYAAKTSRCSRFQIITFEDEHQCAQNRDNKLVTAKVIAKRYEHFILANPLWKIGSMKATVMKDMFADVSISKCKAAKKLVLDQLMSGMKSEYNKVFDYQLELLRSNPGSTVAVCLDPKEKEENIFQQFYVCFNAMKQGFKAGCRKVIGLYDCFFKGACQGELLDAIARDANNQMYPVAWAVVEKETNESWAWFIGLLIKDLDINDQGAGWVFISDKQKGLINSMRDYLPKAEHRMCARHIYANWRKKHKDQKLQKRFWVIAKSANREDFNYNKAKLAQLTPEGAKDIMKTDPKHWARAFFPIGANCESVDNNLCESFNNAIIEARFYPIISQQEKIRKKMMVRVQEQKTKSEKWNGIICPNIFKKIKANIKRTQFLEVLWNGKDGFELAGLPCCHAICAIYKSGRKVEDFIDKCYYIDTFKKNY; this is encoded by the exons ATGTACGGTTTTCTTGTTGAAATCATGGACCCGGCAGAGATCTTGAATGTTAGATTTCACTTTGGGGGTCAGTTCATACGAATTGGTCCAAGTCTAGATTATGTTGGGGGAGAAACTGGAATGTCAAAGATTGAGCGGGACAAGCTCTCTTTGCAGGAGCTGAAAGGGTTTTTAGGAGATCATATGACAGTGAAGGAGAGCATGAAGTACTATTTCCAGTTGCCTGGCAGAGATTTGGTAAATGGATTGCTTTTTTTACATGATGATGGTGGCTGCATGAAGATGTCTGACTACATTACAGAGGGGGGAGTTGGTGAAATATATGTGGAGTACAAtggtgaagaagaagaacaaggagaAATAGACAGTGGGTCAGATTTTGAGGATGAGCTTGATGAACTGATGAACATTGGCAGTGAAGAAGAACCTGATGCAGTTATCACAGCTGAAGATTGTAGTGCCGAAGTCAATGATAATGTCAATGCCACTGAACAGACTGGTACTGCAGGAGAAATTATTGAGCATATATTTGTTCCTGATGTAGGTGGTGCGATTACTCGGGTGATAAACAGTCCATTGAAGCAAAATGTGAGAGTTGATTATCCTACTCAGAGTTCTCAAGTTCTTAATGTAAGTCAACCATGTCAAGCAGCCCAAGACATatctggttcagttgctaaagtgGCAGAAAATGGTTCAGATTCAGAGGACTATGAGTATGTGCCACATACTGATGATAGTGGGGAAGAATCAGAGGTTGTTGAGATGAGAAAACATGCAAGAAAATTTAGAAAAAAGATGGGAGATTCCAAGATGTGGGCTGATGCAGATGCAACAGGGGCCGTGCCCATTGATTTGGTAGCAAATGTCGAGGAAGTTGTGGAGGACATGGAGTTTGAGTCATCAGATGAAGACTACTCCTATGATGAGGATGAGGATGGCAACATGGTTAGGAGGAAGAGCCAGTTTGTGAGGTTTAACCCAGACTCTGACATTCCTCATTTTAGTCTTGGAATGGTTTTTAAAAGCAAGAAACAATTGACTAGAGCTATGAAGAGATATGGGCTTGCTACCAAAAGAAGCATTTCATTTTTAAAGTCAGAGGAGGCCAGAGTTAGAGCAAAATGTGATTGGCCTGGGTGTCCCTGGATGTTGTATGCAGCTAAGACCAGCAGGTGTTCTAGGTTTCAAATCATCACATTTGAAGATGAACACCAATGTGCACAAAACAGAGACAACAAACTGGTTACTGCTAAGGTCATTGCCAAAAGGTATGAGCACTTCATCCTGGCAAATCCTTTGTGGAAGATTGGTAGTATGAAAGCCACAGTGATGAAAGACATGTTTGCTGATGTGTCCATTTCAAAGTGCAAGGCAGCAAAAAAACTTGTACTTGACCAGCTGATGAGTGGTATGAAAAGTGAGTACAACAAGGTGTTTGATTATCAGTTGGAACTTCTTAGGAGCAACCCTGGGAGTACTGTGGCTGTTTGCTTGGATCCAAAAGAGAAGGAAGAAAATATTTTTCAACAATTCTATGTATGTTTCAATGCTATGAAGCAAGGGTTTAAAGCTGGGTGTAGGAAAGTGATTGGGCTATATGATTGTTTCTTCAAGGGAGCCTGCCAAGGTGAGCTACTGGATGCAATAGCTAGGGATGCAAACAACCAAATGTATCCAGTAGCTTGGGCTGTTGTGGAGAAGGAGACAAATGAGAGTTGGGCCTGGTTCATTGGTCTTTTAATCAAAGACTTGGACATTAACGATCAAGGAGCTGGATGGGTCTTTATTTCTGATAAGCAAAAG GGCTTAATTAACAGCATGAGAGACTATCTGCCTAAGGCAGAGCATAGGATGTGTGCTAGGCACATCTATGCTAACTGGAGAAAGAAGCATAAAGATCAAAAATTGCAGAAAAGGTTTTGGGTAATTGCTAAGTCTGCAAACAGAGAAGACTTCAACTACAACAAGGCCAAGCTTGCTCAACTAACTCCAGAAGGTGCAAAAGATATCATGAAGACAGACCCAAAGCATTGGGCTAGGGCTTTCTTTCCAATAGGAGCAAATTGTGAGTCAGTTGACAACAACCTTTGTGAATCATTTAACAATGCCATCATAGAAGCTAGGTTCTACCCCATTATTTCACAGCAAGAAAAGATTAGGAAAAAAATGATGGTTAGAGTTCAAGAGCAGAAAACCAAGAGTGAGAAGTGGAATGGCATAATTTGCCCAAACATCTTCAAGAAGATTAAGGCCAATATCAAGAGAACTCAGTTCTTGGAGGTGCTCTGGAATGGAAAGGATGGTTTTGAG CTTGCAGGCCTTCCTTGTTGTCATGCAATTTGTGCTATCTATAAGAGTGGAAGAAAAGTAGAGGATTTCATTGACAAGTGCTACTACATTGatactttcaaaaaaaattattaG
- the LOC109737895 gene encoding uncharacterized protein isoform X1 — protein sequence MYGFLVEIMDPAEILNVRFHFGGQFIRIGPSLDYVGGETGMSKIERDKLSLQELKGFLGDHMTVKESMKYYFQLPGRDLVNGLLFLHDDGGCMKMSDYITEGGVGEIYVEYNGEEEEQGEIDSGSDFEDELDELMNIGSEEEPDAVITAEDCSAEVNDNVNATEQTGTAGEIIEHIFVPDVGGAITRVINSPLKQNVRVDYPTQSSQVLNVSQPCQAAQDISGSVAKVAENGSDSEDYEYVPHTDDSGEESEVVEMRKHARKFRKKMGDSKMWADADATGAVPIDLVANVEEVVEDMEFESSDEDYSYDEDEDGNMVRRKSQFVRFNPDSDIPHFSLGMVFKSKKQLTRAMKRYGLATKRSISFLKSEEARVRAKCDWPGCPWMLYAAKTSRCSRFQIITFEDEHQCAQNRDNKLVTAKVIAKRYEHFILANPLWKIGSMKATVMKDMFADVSISKCKAAKKLVLDQLMSGMKSEYNKVFDYQLELLRSNPGSTVAVCLDPKEKEENIFQQFYVCFNAMKQGFKAGCRKVIGLYDCFFKGACQGELLDAIARDANNQMYPVAWAVVEKETNESWAWFIGLLIKDLDINDQGAGWVFISDKQKGLINSMRDYLPKAEHRMCARHIYANWRKKHKDQKLQKRFWVIAKSANREDFNYNKAKLAQLTPEGAKDIMKTDPKHWARAFFPIGANCESVDNNLCESFNNAIIEARFYPIISQQEKIRKKMMVRVQEQKTKSEKWNGIICPNIFKKIKANIKRTQFLEVLWNGKDGFEVKHLNSRGMRYIVNLEKWTCSCGYFQLAGLPCCHAICAIYKSGRKVEDFIDKCYYIDTFKKNY from the exons ATGTACGGTTTTCTTGTTGAAATCATGGACCCGGCAGAGATCTTGAATGTTAGATTTCACTTTGGGGGTCAGTTCATACGAATTGGTCCAAGTCTAGATTATGTTGGGGGAGAAACTGGAATGTCAAAGATTGAGCGGGACAAGCTCTCTTTGCAGGAGCTGAAAGGGTTTTTAGGAGATCATATGACAGTGAAGGAGAGCATGAAGTACTATTTCCAGTTGCCTGGCAGAGATTTGGTAAATGGATTGCTTTTTTTACATGATGATGGTGGCTGCATGAAGATGTCTGACTACATTACAGAGGGGGGAGTTGGTGAAATATATGTGGAGTACAAtggtgaagaagaagaacaaggagaAATAGACAGTGGGTCAGATTTTGAGGATGAGCTTGATGAACTGATGAACATTGGCAGTGAAGAAGAACCTGATGCAGTTATCACAGCTGAAGATTGTAGTGCCGAAGTCAATGATAATGTCAATGCCACTGAACAGACTGGTACTGCAGGAGAAATTATTGAGCATATATTTGTTCCTGATGTAGGTGGTGCGATTACTCGGGTGATAAACAGTCCATTGAAGCAAAATGTGAGAGTTGATTATCCTACTCAGAGTTCTCAAGTTCTTAATGTAAGTCAACCATGTCAAGCAGCCCAAGACATatctggttcagttgctaaagtgGCAGAAAATGGTTCAGATTCAGAGGACTATGAGTATGTGCCACATACTGATGATAGTGGGGAAGAATCAGAGGTTGTTGAGATGAGAAAACATGCAAGAAAATTTAGAAAAAAGATGGGAGATTCCAAGATGTGGGCTGATGCAGATGCAACAGGGGCCGTGCCCATTGATTTGGTAGCAAATGTCGAGGAAGTTGTGGAGGACATGGAGTTTGAGTCATCAGATGAAGACTACTCCTATGATGAGGATGAGGATGGCAACATGGTTAGGAGGAAGAGCCAGTTTGTGAGGTTTAACCCAGACTCTGACATTCCTCATTTTAGTCTTGGAATGGTTTTTAAAAGCAAGAAACAATTGACTAGAGCTATGAAGAGATATGGGCTTGCTACCAAAAGAAGCATTTCATTTTTAAAGTCAGAGGAGGCCAGAGTTAGAGCAAAATGTGATTGGCCTGGGTGTCCCTGGATGTTGTATGCAGCTAAGACCAGCAGGTGTTCTAGGTTTCAAATCATCACATTTGAAGATGAACACCAATGTGCACAAAACAGAGACAACAAACTGGTTACTGCTAAGGTCATTGCCAAAAGGTATGAGCACTTCATCCTGGCAAATCCTTTGTGGAAGATTGGTAGTATGAAAGCCACAGTGATGAAAGACATGTTTGCTGATGTGTCCATTTCAAAGTGCAAGGCAGCAAAAAAACTTGTACTTGACCAGCTGATGAGTGGTATGAAAAGTGAGTACAACAAGGTGTTTGATTATCAGTTGGAACTTCTTAGGAGCAACCCTGGGAGTACTGTGGCTGTTTGCTTGGATCCAAAAGAGAAGGAAGAAAATATTTTTCAACAATTCTATGTATGTTTCAATGCTATGAAGCAAGGGTTTAAAGCTGGGTGTAGGAAAGTGATTGGGCTATATGATTGTTTCTTCAAGGGAGCCTGCCAAGGTGAGCTACTGGATGCAATAGCTAGGGATGCAAACAACCAAATGTATCCAGTAGCTTGGGCTGTTGTGGAGAAGGAGACAAATGAGAGTTGGGCCTGGTTCATTGGTCTTTTAATCAAAGACTTGGACATTAACGATCAAGGAGCTGGATGGGTCTTTATTTCTGATAAGCAAAAG GGCTTAATTAACAGCATGAGAGACTATCTGCCTAAGGCAGAGCATAGGATGTGTGCTAGGCACATCTATGCTAACTGGAGAAAGAAGCATAAAGATCAAAAATTGCAGAAAAGGTTTTGGGTAATTGCTAAGTCTGCAAACAGAGAAGACTTCAACTACAACAAGGCCAAGCTTGCTCAACTAACTCCAGAAGGTGCAAAAGATATCATGAAGACAGACCCAAAGCATTGGGCTAGGGCTTTCTTTCCAATAGGAGCAAATTGTGAGTCAGTTGACAACAACCTTTGTGAATCATTTAACAATGCCATCATAGAAGCTAGGTTCTACCCCATTATTTCACAGCAAGAAAAGATTAGGAAAAAAATGATGGTTAGAGTTCAAGAGCAGAAAACCAAGAGTGAGAAGTGGAATGGCATAATTTGCCCAAACATCTTCAAGAAGATTAAGGCCAATATCAAGAGAACTCAGTTCTTGGAGGTGCTCTGGAATGGAAAGGATGGTTTTGAGGTGAAGCATTTGAATAGCAGAGGCATGAGGTACATTGTTAACCTTGAGAAATGGACTTGCTCATGTGGTTACTTTCAGCTTGCAGGCCTTCCTTGTTGTCATGCAATTTGTGCTATCTATAAGAGTGGAAGAAAAGTAGAGGATTTCATTGACAAGTGCTACTACATTGatactttcaaaaaaaattattaG